A genomic stretch from Hymenobacter psoromatis includes:
- a CDS encoding 3-dehydroquinate dehydratase, whose product MNILILNGPNLNLLGRREPHIYGTRSFDDFLPELQVSFPDLSLTAFQSNHEGALLDRLHAAAGWGEGGSEAASQAVVLNAGGFTHTSVALGDAVAAVAGAGLPVIEVHLSNLAGREDFRHVSYIGKHCVGSIAGFGLESYRLALHYLLSQRPRPVGFRR is encoded by the coding sequence ATGAACATTCTTATCCTCAACGGCCCCAACCTCAACCTGCTGGGCCGCCGCGAGCCGCACATCTACGGCACGCGCTCGTTCGACGATTTTCTGCCCGAGTTGCAGGTTAGCTTTCCCGACCTCAGCCTCACTGCCTTCCAGAGCAACCACGAAGGCGCTCTGCTCGACCGCCTGCACGCGGCGGCCGGCTGGGGCGAGGGGGGTAGCGAGGCCGCCAGCCAGGCCGTGGTGCTGAATGCGGGCGGCTTCACGCACACCAGCGTGGCGCTGGGCGACGCCGTGGCCGCCGTGGCCGGCGCGGGCCTGCCCGTTATTGAGGTGCACCTCAGCAACTTGGCGGGGCGCGAGGACTTCCGCCACGTCAGCTACATCGGTAAGCACTGCGTGGGCAGCATCGCGGGCTTCGGGCTCGAAAGCTACCGGCTGGCCCTGCACTACCTGCTCAGCCAGCGGCCGCGACCGGTGGGCTTCCGCCGCTGA
- a CDS encoding ABC transporter substrate-binding protein: MPTLTVALDWTPNTNHTGFFVAQELGYYTEAGLTVNLLSPATDNYATTPAKKLETGAADFAIAPFESVISLNTKANPVPAVAVAALLQADISSVAVLTSSGLTRPRDLDGRTYASYQARYEDKIVQQLVSNDGGAGNLHLSYPPKLGIWETLLTGAADATWIFDNWEGIEAEANGVELTKFRLADYGIPYGYSPVLLTTRPLLDQHAAAYRAFLQATKRGYLFAQADPARATEILTSHVPLRDAERVDIRRSQDYTAPYYGDEATWGTMTEERVTAFLDWLIANELEDEKINSYPLFTNELLRGA, translated from the coding sequence ATGCCTACCCTCACCGTGGCCCTCGACTGGACACCTAACACCAACCACACCGGCTTTTTCGTGGCTCAGGAGCTAGGTTATTATACCGAGGCGGGCCTCACCGTAAACCTACTGAGCCCCGCCACCGACAACTACGCCACCACGCCCGCCAAGAAGCTGGAAACGGGCGCGGCCGATTTTGCCATCGCGCCCTTTGAAAGCGTTATCAGCCTGAATACCAAAGCGAACCCCGTGCCGGCCGTGGCGGTGGCCGCGCTGCTGCAAGCGGATATTAGCTCGGTGGCGGTGCTGACGAGCAGCGGCCTGACGCGGCCCCGCGACCTCGACGGTCGCACCTACGCCTCGTACCAGGCGCGCTATGAAGATAAGATTGTGCAGCAGCTCGTTAGCAACGACGGCGGCGCGGGCAACTTGCACCTGAGCTACCCGCCGAAGCTCGGCATCTGGGAGACGCTGCTGACCGGCGCGGCCGATGCCACCTGGATTTTTGACAACTGGGAAGGCATTGAGGCCGAGGCGAACGGGGTGGAATTGACCAAGTTTCGGCTGGCCGACTACGGCATTCCCTACGGCTACTCGCCGGTGCTGCTCACGACCCGCCCGCTGCTCGACCAGCACGCGGCCGCGTACCGGGCGTTTCTGCAAGCAACTAAAAGAGGCTATTTATTTGCCCAGGCCGACCCGGCGCGGGCCACCGAAATCCTGACCAGCCACGTGCCGCTGCGCGACGCCGAGCGCGTGGACATCCGGCGGAGCCAGGACTACACCGCGCCCTACTACGGCGACGAGGCGACTTGGGGCACGATGACGGAGGAGCGGGTAACTGCTTTCCTGGATTGGCTGATTGCTAATGAGTTGGAGGATGAAAAGATAAACTCCTACCCCCTCTTCACCAACGAGTTGCTGCGCGGCGCGTAG
- a CDS encoding phosphoserine aminotransferase: MATLPTYTFNPGPSAVYPDVRQYLADAFEEGWLSAPHRSERFTALVRLCLDQARLKINIPQDYTILFTSSATECWEILTQSLTPRRSFHLYNGSFGQKWFDYARALRPGCTGLKFDINDVPDPATLPFNPEETDLVCLTQNETSTATQLRDNFILNIFNRLGPALLAVDATSSLGGVALKFIKADVWYGSVQKCLGLPAGLGIMVLSPRAVARAREVGDNAHYNSLNSLVKQMLNYQTTHTPNVLGIYLLSRVLQAREPIKVIAPHLSERAQKLYDYFEQVQPLGLRPLVENPEARSTTVIGLQGPPAVIEEVKRRARDEAGLQLGSGYGDHKATSLRIANFPAVPDAAFEALVQFFESIRQEMR; this comes from the coding sequence ATGGCAACCCTTCCGACTTATACTTTCAACCCTGGCCCTTCAGCCGTGTACCCCGACGTGCGCCAGTACCTGGCCGACGCTTTTGAGGAGGGCTGGCTGTCGGCGCCGCACCGCTCCGAGCGCTTCACGGCGCTGGTGCGCCTGTGCCTCGACCAGGCCCGCCTCAAGATCAACATCCCGCAAGACTATACCATCCTGTTCACCTCGTCGGCTACCGAGTGCTGGGAAATCCTGACCCAGAGCCTGACGCCGCGCCGCTCGTTTCACCTCTACAACGGCTCGTTTGGGCAGAAGTGGTTCGACTATGCCCGCGCCCTGCGGCCCGGCTGCACTGGGTTAAAGTTTGATATCAACGACGTGCCCGACCCGGCTACCCTGCCCTTCAACCCCGAGGAAACCGACCTCGTGTGCCTCACGCAGAACGAGACGAGCACCGCCACGCAATTGCGCGACAACTTCATTCTCAACATCTTCAACCGCCTGGGGCCGGCGCTGCTGGCCGTCGATGCCACGTCGTCGCTGGGGGGGGTAGCGCTCAAGTTTATCAAGGCCGACGTGTGGTACGGCTCGGTGCAGAAGTGCCTGGGGCTGCCGGCCGGCCTGGGCATCATGGTGCTGTCGCCGCGCGCCGTGGCCCGCGCCCGCGAGGTGGGCGACAACGCGCACTACAACAGCCTCAACAGCCTGGTGAAGCAGATGCTCAACTACCAGACCACGCACACGCCCAACGTGCTGGGCATCTACCTGTTGAGCCGGGTGCTGCAAGCCCGCGAGCCCATCAAAGTCATCGCCCCGCACCTGAGCGAGCGCGCCCAGAAGCTCTACGACTACTTCGAGCAGGTGCAGCCGCTGGGCCTGCGGCCGCTGGTCGAAAACCCCGAGGCGCGCTCGACCACCGTCATTGGCCTGCAAGGGCCGCCCGCGGTCATTGAGGAAGTGAAGCGCCGCGCCCGCGACGAGGCCGGCCTGCAGCTGGGCTCGGGCTACGGCGACCACAAGGCCACCAGCCTGCGCATCGCCAACTTCCCGGCCGTGCCGGATGCGGCGTTTGAGGCGCTGGTGCAGTTTTTCGAGAGTATTCGCCAGGAAATGCGGTAA
- a CDS encoding tyrosine recombinase XerD, which produces MLTWPQAIKQFDGYLRLEKSLSPNSVEAYRRDVRKLHQWLELENLKASPLQVTTRLLRDFLATLTELGLSGTSQARTLSGIKAFYEFLLMEDLLKIDPTDTLESPKAGRHLPDTLSYPDIESLLAAIDLSTSEGLRSRAVLEVLYSSGLRVSELCDLKLSNLYFEQGFMRVLGKGNKERLVPIGREAVKHLHFYLGGVRQHLTVQPGAEDLVFLSMRGRQLSRITVFTAIKKLAELAGLRQTISPHTLRHSFATHLLEGGADLRAVQEMLGHVSITTTEIYTHLDRDYLRQVITEFHPRS; this is translated from the coding sequence ATGCTAACCTGGCCGCAAGCTATTAAACAATTCGACGGCTACCTGCGCCTGGAAAAGTCGCTCTCACCCAACTCGGTGGAGGCCTACCGGCGCGATGTGCGCAAGCTGCACCAGTGGCTGGAGCTGGAAAACCTGAAGGCCAGCCCGCTGCAAGTGACCACGCGGCTGCTGCGCGATTTTCTGGCCACGCTCACCGAGTTGGGATTATCGGGCACGTCGCAGGCGCGCACGCTGTCGGGAATCAAGGCTTTCTATGAGTTTCTCCTCATGGAAGACCTGCTCAAAATCGACCCCACCGACACGCTGGAGTCGCCCAAAGCCGGCCGCCATTTGCCCGACACGCTGTCCTACCCCGACATTGAGAGCCTGCTGGCCGCCATCGACCTGAGCACCAGCGAGGGCCTGCGCAGCCGCGCTGTGCTGGAAGTGCTGTACTCGTCGGGCTTGCGCGTGAGCGAGTTATGCGATTTGAAGCTCTCAAATCTCTACTTTGAGCAGGGCTTCATGCGGGTGCTGGGCAAGGGCAACAAGGAGCGGCTGGTGCCCATTGGGCGCGAGGCCGTGAAGCACCTGCACTTTTACCTGGGCGGCGTGCGCCAGCACCTCACCGTGCAGCCGGGCGCCGAGGACCTGGTGTTTCTGAGCATGCGGGGCCGGCAGCTGTCGCGCATCACGGTGTTCACCGCCATCAAAAAGCTGGCCGAGCTGGCAGGCCTGCGCCAAACCATCAGCCCGCACACGCTGCGGCATTCCTTCGCTACCCACCTGCTGGAGGGCGGGGCCGACCTGCGCGCCGTGCAGGAAATGCTGGGCCACGTCTCCATCACGACCACCGAGATTTACACCCACCTCGACCGCGATTACCTGCGGCAGGTCATCACCGAGTTTCACCCGCGCAGCTAA
- a CDS encoding cytidine deaminase — protein MASAPSNLPTRRHLSLSYEELATPAQLSPTERRVWDAARAATDHSYAPYSHFHVGAALLLADDTLVQGTNQENAAYPSGLCAERTALFGLAGGRPTPPPRIIGMSVAGRPADGDFRPALPCGACRQVMLEYELRQGQPIWLLLPSEAGTILRFERLADLLPFYFAADALPPRA, from the coding sequence ATGGCCTCCGCTCCTTCCAATTTGCCCACCCGCCGCCACCTCAGCCTCAGCTACGAGGAGCTGGCCACGCCCGCCCAGCTCTCGCCCACCGAGCGCCGGGTGTGGGACGCCGCCCGCGCCGCCACCGACCACTCCTACGCGCCCTACTCGCACTTCCACGTGGGGGCCGCGCTGCTGCTCGCCGACGATACCCTGGTGCAGGGCACCAACCAGGAAAACGCCGCCTACCCCTCCGGCCTGTGCGCCGAGCGCACGGCGCTGTTTGGGCTGGCGGGCGGCCGCCCTACCCCCCCGCCGCGCATCATCGGCATGTCGGTGGCCGGCCGGCCGGCCGACGGCGACTTCCGGCCCGCGCTGCCCTGCGGGGCCTGCCGCCAGGTGATGCTGGAATATGAGCTGCGCCAGGGCCAGCCCATCTGGCTGCTGCTGCCCAGCGAGGCGGGCACCATTCTGCGCTTCGAGCGGCTGGCCGACCTGCTGCCGTTCTACTTCGCGGCCGACGCCCTGCCGCCGCGGGCCTGA
- a CDS encoding tol-pal system protein YbgF — translation MIKLLTLRRWLASGSLLLVLLLGSRPAAQAQTVPIMPNVGLDSVQVAPQAVDISGWLLLDKDIQLELGGAVQNMYNFKFDKANKQFRSLRRRYPQHPMAYFLLGMSTWWKIMPTGPADTRYDKTFLAYMDTAQTKAEALYRADAHNYEACFFLAGAYGLEARLHAERHDWRKATVASRRSLNYLQKSQEANGLSSEFLFGQGLFNYYAEWISDEHPWLRPVLFFFPKGNRALGLAQLRQVSQTAFYTSNEAKVYLIDILGGAREKQSAAACELARQLSAQFPDNAYFQLRYARLTFELGRFEESEVACRSLLSKYASGQVGYEAYSCRPAAYILGYLMQQKYHDPAQAKEYYQRCVVYSEQAGMTKRGYYIFAQSRLARLALNEQDVPAAHRYYRLIVEQADTGEQEYKEARAWLRAHRQ, via the coding sequence ATGATAAAGTTGCTTACTCTAAGAAGGTGGTTGGCCAGCGGCAGTCTGCTGCTGGTGTTGCTGCTGGGCAGCCGGCCGGCCGCGCAAGCGCAAACGGTGCCAATTATGCCTAATGTCGGGCTCGATAGCGTGCAGGTAGCCCCGCAGGCCGTGGATATTTCGGGCTGGCTGCTCCTCGATAAAGACATTCAGCTAGAGCTGGGAGGCGCGGTGCAAAATATGTACAATTTCAAGTTTGATAAGGCTAATAAGCAGTTTCGCTCGCTGCGCCGGCGCTATCCTCAGCACCCGATGGCGTATTTCCTGCTGGGCATGAGCACCTGGTGGAAAATAATGCCCACCGGCCCCGCCGATACTCGCTACGACAAGACCTTCCTGGCCTACATGGACACGGCCCAGACCAAGGCCGAAGCCCTCTACCGGGCCGACGCGCACAACTACGAGGCCTGTTTTTTTCTGGCGGGGGCCTATGGCCTGGAGGCGCGCCTGCACGCCGAGCGCCACGACTGGCGCAAGGCCACGGTGGCCAGCCGCCGCTCGCTCAACTACTTGCAGAAGAGCCAGGAAGCCAATGGCTTAAGCAGCGAATTTCTGTTTGGCCAAGGCTTGTTTAATTACTATGCCGAGTGGATAAGCGACGAGCACCCCTGGCTGCGGCCGGTGCTGTTTTTCTTTCCGAAGGGCAACCGCGCGCTCGGGCTCGCCCAGCTGCGGCAAGTCAGCCAAACGGCCTTCTACACTAGTAATGAGGCGAAGGTATATTTGATAGATATCCTGGGTGGCGCGCGCGAAAAGCAGTCGGCGGCGGCCTGTGAGCTGGCCCGGCAGCTGAGCGCGCAGTTTCCCGATAATGCTTATTTTCAGCTCCGCTACGCCCGACTGACGTTCGAGCTGGGTCGGTTCGAGGAAAGCGAGGTGGCTTGCCGGTCGCTGCTGAGCAAGTACGCCAGTGGCCAGGTGGGCTACGAGGCTTATAGCTGCCGGCCGGCGGCCTATATCCTGGGCTATCTGATGCAGCAAAAATACCACGACCCGGCCCAGGCCAAGGAATACTACCAGCGCTGCGTCGTGTACTCCGAGCAGGCGGGCATGACCAAGCGCGGCTACTACATTTTTGCCCAAAGCAGGCTGGCCCGCCTGGCCCTGAACGAGCAGGACGTGCCCGCCGCCCACCGCTACTACCGCCTCATCGTGGAGCAGGCCGACACCGGCGAGCAGGAGTACAAGGAGGCGCGCGCCTGGCTGCGGGCTCACCGGCAGTAG
- a CDS encoding ribonuclease HI: MITLFTDGSSRGNPGPGGYGTILRYGPHEKEISQGFRRTTNNRMELLAVIVGLEAVTRPEIPILVVSDSKYVVDSVEKKWVFNWVKKPDFGKKANEDLWRRFLRIYEQRKVSFKWIKGHAGHPENERCDVLAVQSALGRGLLVDEGYEALG, translated from the coding sequence TTGATTACGCTCTTCACCGACGGCTCCAGCCGCGGCAACCCCGGCCCCGGCGGCTACGGCACCATCCTGCGCTACGGCCCCCACGAAAAGGAAATTTCCCAGGGCTTCCGCCGCACCACCAACAACCGCATGGAGCTGCTGGCCGTGATTGTGGGCCTGGAAGCCGTGACGCGCCCCGAAATCCCGATTCTGGTCGTGTCCGACTCGAAATACGTGGTCGATTCCGTGGAGAAGAAGTGGGTTTTCAACTGGGTAAAAAAGCCCGACTTCGGCAAGAAGGCCAACGAGGACCTGTGGCGCCGCTTCCTGCGCATCTACGAGCAGCGCAAGGTGTCGTTTAAGTGGATAAAAGGCCACGCCGGCCACCCCGAAAACGAGCGCTGCGACGTGCTGGCCGTGCAAAGCGCGCTGGGCCGGGGGCTGCTGGTGGATGAGGGGTACGAGGCGCTGGGGTAA
- a CDS encoding saccharopine dehydrogenase, whose protein sequence is MTPPTRLLLLGAGRSASVLMQYLLRHAPAERWFLTVADAMPAHLAPVLAAHSQYARAVPFDVQDAARLDQLVAEADLVISMLPAAFHPLVARACLRHRRHLATASYVSPEIGALHEEAAAAGLVFLMECGLDPGLDHMSAMQIINNLKSQGGRLTSFTSYCGGLLDPASEGDNPWRYKFTWNPRNVVLAGQGGPARYLQNGQEKLLPYEELFGQAETLAVPGHGHFEGYANRDSLTYRELYGLADIQTMLRGTLRRPGYCGAWQALVTLGLTNDSTPLGNPAEQPWQELVARHLPTPIAPADVAAAVARQLGLDPHGPELTRLAWLGLFTERPVGLANATAAQLLEHLLAEKWQLQPHDRDMIVMQHQFDYEREENNYQLISSLVVTGDDATHTAMAKTVGLPLGMAVRRLARGEIAGRGVVIPTTPDLYEPILQELAADYGITFSEEEIPTPRSVA, encoded by the coding sequence ATGACTCCTCCTACCCGCCTCTTATTGCTGGGCGCCGGCCGCTCGGCCTCGGTGCTGATGCAGTACCTGCTGCGCCACGCGCCGGCCGAGCGCTGGTTTCTGACCGTGGCCGACGCCATGCCCGCCCACCTGGCCCCGGTGCTGGCCGCGCACTCGCAGTACGCCCGCGCCGTGCCGTTCGACGTGCAGGACGCCGCCCGGCTCGACCAACTGGTAGCCGAAGCTGACCTCGTAATTTCGATGCTGCCGGCCGCGTTTCACCCGCTGGTGGCGCGCGCCTGCCTGCGCCACCGCCGCCACCTGGCCACGGCCAGCTACGTGAGCCCCGAAATCGGTGCCCTGCACGAGGAGGCCGCCGCCGCGGGCCTGGTCTTTTTGATGGAATGCGGCCTCGACCCCGGCCTCGACCACATGTCGGCTATGCAGATTATCAACAACTTGAAGAGCCAGGGCGGGCGGCTGACGAGCTTCACCTCGTACTGCGGCGGCCTGCTCGACCCCGCCTCGGAAGGTGACAACCCCTGGCGCTACAAGTTTACCTGGAACCCGCGCAACGTGGTACTGGCCGGCCAGGGCGGCCCGGCCCGTTATCTCCAAAATGGTCAGGAAAAACTCTTGCCCTATGAGGAGTTGTTTGGCCAGGCCGAAACGCTGGCGGTGCCCGGCCACGGCCACTTCGAAGGCTACGCCAACCGCGACTCGCTCACCTACCGCGAGTTATATGGGCTGGCCGATATCCAGACCATGCTGCGCGGCACCCTGCGCCGCCCCGGCTACTGCGGGGCCTGGCAGGCACTCGTGACGCTGGGCCTCACCAACGACAGCACGCCGCTGGGCAACCCCGCCGAGCAGCCGTGGCAGGAGCTGGTGGCCCGGCACCTGCCTACCCCCATTGCGCCGGCCGATGTGGCCGCCGCCGTGGCGCGGCAGCTGGGCCTCGACCCCCACGGCCCCGAGCTAACGCGCCTGGCCTGGCTGGGCCTCTTCACCGAGCGCCCCGTGGGCCTGGCCAACGCCACAGCCGCCCAGCTGCTGGAGCACCTGCTGGCCGAAAAATGGCAGCTCCAGCCCCACGACCGCGATATGATAGTGATGCAGCATCAGTTTGACTATGAGCGGGAAGAGAATAATTATCAACTCATTTCTTCCCTGGTGGTGACGGGCGACGACGCGACTCACACCGCGATGGCCAAAACCGTGGGCTTGCCCCTGGGCATGGCCGTGCGCCGCCTGGCGCGGGGCGAAATTGCCGGCCGCGGCGTCGTTATCCCAACCACGCCCGACCTCTACGAACCGATTTTACAAGAATTAGCGGCCGACTACGGCATTACCTTTTCGGAGGAAGAAATCCCTACCCCCCGCTCCGTCGCTTAA